In a single window of the Papaver somniferum cultivar HN1 chromosome 8, ASM357369v1, whole genome shotgun sequence genome:
- the LOC113305155 gene encoding uncharacterized protein LOC113305155: MEKKIKTWTEKWIPENVIPVPREDFLPDLNQKVSDLINSNCTWKLNMLTDMFDDNNVQLIKLIEPNNVGDNDNIKWIGTRDGEVSVKSAYNYLCNRNHLNVKVDWIGIWKLKVIPRVQMSLWKACSDCVPVKDELGRHIPIDTQCILCNKLVSETTYHLFLNCHFAEGVWRGMSLSTVFYNGKSIYFKDWCVKWLKDKDNKKVYAYVLWFLWKYRCRVAFDGIKLNLVGLIEKIKTELKKFINTSNNGNDKQRSSSKNSCDCFHPNCKFGKDGYTCSDPHYIMFDASFNKSNLNFAYAAVLLDCNGAILNFAGGTGRCTSSEEAESRACREATRWAKDAGVDSITFLNDNLNVINGIKRKNFAVNWRSEAFIPKALENTNSFASSSFFYIKRNCNYIADSLAKYFLKCGLSEIDSRNWSKDRKKVFFSKICNINNVCSFA; this comes from the coding sequence atggagaaaaaaataaaaacttggaCTGAGAAATGGATTCCAGAAAATGTTATTCCAGTTCCTAGAGAAGATTTCCTTCCTGATTTAAACCAAAAGGTCTCTGATCTTATAAATAGTAATTGTACTTGGAAATTGAATATGTTAACTGATATGTTTGATGATAATAACGTTCAGTTGATTAAATTGATAGAACCCAATAATGTTGGTGACAATGACAACATTAAATGGATAGGTACTCGTGATGGAGAAGTCTCTGTCAAATCTGCTTATAATTACCTGTGTAACAGGAATCATTTAAATGTTAAAGTAGATTGGATAGGTATTTGGAAGCTTAAGGTTATTCCTAGAGTCCAAATGTCCTTATGGAAAGCTTGCAGTGACTGTGtacctgttaaagatgagttaggAAGACATATACCAATAGATACTCAGTGTATTCTCTGTAACAAACTAGTGAGTGAAACTACTTACCATCTGTTCTTAAATTGTCATTTTGCTGAAGGTGTCTGGAGGGGTATGTCTCTCTCTACAGTCTTTTATAATGGAAAATCAATATACTTTAAAGATTGGTGTGTGAAGTGGCTTAAGGATAAGGATAATAAAAAAGTTTATGCTTATGTTTTATGGTTTCTATGGAAATACAGATGTAGAGTGGCTTTTGATGGCATTAAACTAAACCTAGTTGGACTGATAGAAAAGATTAAGACAGagttaaaaaaatttattaacaCTAGTAATAATGGTAATGATAAACAAAGGTCTAGTTCTAAAAATAGTTGTGACTGTTTTCATCCAAACTGTAAATTTGGAAAGGATGGTTATACTTGTAGTGATCCTCATTATATTATGTTTGATGCTTCCTTTAATAAATCAAATTTGAATTTTGCTTATGCTGCTGTCTTGTTAGATTGTAATGGAGCTATTCTGAATTTTGCAGGAGGGACTGGAAGATGCACAAGTTCAGAAGAAGCAGAATCAAGAGCTTGCCGAGAAGCAACTAGATGGGCAAAAGACGCAGGAGTAGATAGTATAACCTTTCTAAATGACAATCTCAATGTTATCAATGGCATCAAGAGGAAAAATTTTGCAGTCAATTGGAGAAGTGAAGCTTTTATCCCTAAGGCTTTAGAAAAcaccaattcttttgcttcttcttctttcttttatatcAAAAGGAATTGTAACTATATAGCGGATAGTTTAGCGAAGTATTTTCTTAAATGTGGCTTGTCGGAAATAGATTCTAGGAACTGGAGTAAAGATAGGAAGaaggttttcttttcaaaaatatgTAATATAAACAATGTATGTTCTTTTGCTTAG